The Desulfatiglans sp. DNA segment GTCTACTGGTCATGTGACCCTGATTCCACAAGGGGCACCTATACAGGTCAGGATTCAAGCATGTGGCGTCAGTGGCTAAAGGAAAAGGGCGTGGAAATGGTCTTTATTGACCCCCTTTACAACTACACAAACGCTGCAATGGACGGCAAGTGGATACCCATAAGGATGGGCACAGGCACAGCCCTTGCCATGGCAATTGCCTATGTCTGGATAACTGAAAATACATATGACAAAAAATATATTGAAACACGCACAGTAGGTTTTGAGACCTTTAAGGATTATGTACTTGGCAAAGAAGATGGGGTAGAAAAGACACCTGCCTGGGCATCTGAAGAGACAGGCATACCTATAAAGACCATAGTCTCACTTGCAAGAAGGTGGGCAACAAAGAGAACAGTGCTTGCGAGCGGTACAAGGGGCGGCGAAGGCGGCGCCTGTCGTGAGGCATATGCCACAGAGTGGGCAAGGATGATGGTGCTTTTACAGGCAATGCAGGGGTTAGGCAAACCCGGTGTAAGCATCTGGGGTACATGCATGGGAGCGCCCTCAAATGTTGATGTGTTTTTCCCCGGTTATGCTGACCCTGACGGCAGGATGGGCTCCACAAAGGCTGCAAAGATAAAGTTTTCACCGGCCCAGAACCCCACAAAGCAGAGGCTTTACAGGCTGACTGTGCCGGACGCAATTCTGAACCCTCCTATTGACTGGAGGGGTGACGGCTTTTGCGGCAACTCCCTTGAACAGCAGTTCAACGAATATGTCTACCCCATGGAAGGTCACTCAGAGGTAAAGATGTTCTACAGGTATGGCGGGTCGTTCATGGGCACCATGAGTGATACAAACAAGTGGGTTAAGATGTACCAGAGCGAAAAGCTTGAGTTTGTTGTTAATCAGGACTGCTGGTACAACAGCGAGACCAATTTTGCGGATATCATACTTCCTGCCTGCACAAGTATTGAGCGTGACGATGTGGGCGAGTGGGGCGCTGCGGGCGGCTACACACACCATGCCTCAAACGGGTGCAACCACAGGATCGTGGTGCGCCAGCAAAAGTGTATTGAACCTTTGTGGGAATCAAAGTCCGACTACCAGATATTCACACTTCTTTCCGAGCGTCTTGGAAGAAAAGAGGAGTTCACTGACGGCAAGGATGAGATAGGGTGGATAAAGGCATTCTATGAGATATCTGACCTGCCAAAGTACATTTCATATGAGGAGTTTGAAAAGAAGGGTTATTACGTTATTCCCATGCCGGAGGATTACAAACCTACAGTCTCCATGAGGTGGTTTGCTGAAGGCAGGGATTGCGACACCCCAGACCCCGGCAACCCGAAACGTGGCACAGACAGGGCAAAGGAGCTTGGCACATACACAGGTAAAATAGAGTTTGTTTCAGAGAGCCTTAAGAAATATTATCCAAACGACGAGGAAAGGCCAATATCCCCAAAATATATCCCGAGCTGGGAAGGCCACAGGTCAGAGCTTGCAAAGAAGTATCCCCTGGCCCTTGTCTCTCCGCACCCAAGATTTACCTTCCATACCCATTATGACAAGCACACAGACTGGCTCAATGAGATACCTACTCACCGTGTGTATAAGGATGGTTATCCATACTGGCCGGCCCGCATACACCCAAAAGATGCGGAACCTCGCGGGGTCAAGAATGGCGATATTGTAAAACTCTACAATGACCGGGGTGCAACACTCTGCATAGCAAAGGTCACCCAGAGGGTTATGCCCGGGATTATTCACAGCTACGCCTCATCTGCTGTATATGATCCGCTTGAACCTGGTAAGGCGGGCTCAACAGACAGGGGCGGCTGTGTTAACCTGCTTACATCTTCAAGGATGCTTTCAAAGAACGTACCCGGCATGACACCCAATTCATGCCTTATAGAAATAGAAAAGTGGGAGGGATAACTAATGGCAAGATTCGGAATGATAATAGATGTTGATAAATGCACAGGCTGCTATAGTTGTTTTCTGGCCTGCAAGGATGAATTCTGCGGCAATAATTATCCCGGGTATGCAGCCTCACAACCCGCTAAAGGCCATTACTGGATGAAGATCGTCTCTGTTGAAAGGGGCACAACACCCAAGGTAAAACTGGACTATATCCCAACTCCTTGCCAGCAGTGTGAAAATCCCACCTGTATTTCAGGCGGAACCCCTGGTGCTGTTTACAAACGACCTGATGGCATAGTGATAATAGACCCTGAAAAGGCAAAGGGTGATAAGGATATAGTCTCATCATGCCCCTACAGGGTTATATACTGGAATGAAGAGTTAAAGGTTGCACAGAAGTGTAATTTTTGTGCACACCTCCTTGATAAGGGGTGGAAAGAGCCAAGGTGCGTTGAGACCTGCCCGACAGGGGCTTTAGTGTTTGGTGATCTTGATGACCCCAAAAGCGAGATTGCAAAGAAGGCGAAAGAGGGGAATACAGAGGTGCTTCATCCGGAATTCGCCATGAAAACTTCAGTCTCTTATATCGGCTTACCAAAAAAGTTTATCGCCGGTGAGGTTGTATTTGCAGACAAAAAGGATGAGGCGGCGGTTGGGGTAAAGGTTACCCTTGTAAGCGGAAGCATGAAGATGAACACTCTAACAGACCATTATGGTGATTTCGAGTTTGATGGGCTTGATTCAAATAAAGAATACACAGTCAGGCTGGAATACTCAGGGTACAGGGCTCAGGAGATCTCAGTGAAAACCCTGAAGGATGTAAACCTGGGTGAGATTGTAATGAAAAAGTGATGCAGTAATGCATTGCATAATATTTATAAACAGTAGTATTAAAACCCATGTCCCTGTACTGATTTTTTAACAGGGGTCATATAACCAATTTGGAGGAAAATAATAATATGTTAAAGACATTACCAAAAGACAAGATACTTATCACAGTGGCCATGACCGGCGCTCTGGTAACCAAGGAGCAGCATCCTGACCTTCCTGTAACACCTGACGAGATTGCTGAAAACGCAAGGCTCTGCGTTGAGGAAGGTGCTGCCATATGCCATATACATGGCAAGGATAAAAACGGGGGAAACACATCCGATGTAGCGGTATTCAGGGAGATCAAGGAAAAGGTAAGAAAAAAATCAGATGCCATTATCCAGTTCAGCACAGGCGGAGGCCCAAACCTTACACAGGAACAGAGGATAGAATGCCTTGATGCGCTCCCTGAAATGGCCTCCCTTAACATGGGTTCGCTCATGAGGCTTTCTGGCCAGTACAAGGGCACAGCATTCTGTAACCTCCCGGAAGAGATAGAGACTTATCTATCCAAGATGAAAAGACTCAATATCAAACCTGAGATGGAGGTCTACAATGTAGCCATGTTCAAGGAGGTTAATGATATCATTAAAAAAGGCCTGGTCGAGCCACCATACTGTATCAACCTGGTTCTTGGCATGCGTTATCAGGGTGCGCTTGAGGCAACACCAAAGATACTTACCACAATGATCGATTTTCTGCCTGATAACTCAGTATTTAACTGCGCTGCTGTTGGCTCTGATCAACTGCCGATCACCACCCTGAATATGCTCCTGGGCGGGGCTGTAAGGGTTGGGCTTGAAGATAACATCTATTACAGCAAGGGCCTAAAGGCCACCAACATGTCGCTTGTTGCAAGAACAGTGAGGATAGCAAGGGAGCTTGGCAAGGAGCCCATGACACCAAAAGAGGCAAGGGAATTTATAGGGCTTAAACCCCTTTAAAATATAAGCAATTTAGCGGGGTGATTATAAGAGCTGCCCCGCATGTACATGAAGAGTAAATTAAACCTATATAATATGGAGATAAAAGATGACAGATAATTTGAAACTGGAAGATATTAAGAAGATAGCGGTTATTGGCGCAGGCACAATGGGTCATGGCATTGCGCAGGCATTTGCCTATGCAGGGTACCAGGTAAACATGATGTCCCGCACACAGGAGACCCTGGACAGGGCAATGTCTCTTATAAAGGCAAGCCTTGAGGCAATGGCAGGCGCCGGTCTTGTTGACAAGGCAAAGATAGCTGATGCCCTTTCACGTATAACAACCTGCACCAACCTTGAAGAGGCTGCAAAGGATGTTGATATCGCCTTTGAGACAATGGCAGAAAACAAGGATGCCAAGACAAAGGTGTTTGCAGACCTGGATAAGGCCCTGCCCAAAAGGGCGCTCATTGCCTCAAACACCACATTCCTGAACCCATTTGAACTGGCCAAGACAAGCCGCCAGGATAAGATACTGATTGCCCATTTCTATGCGCCGCCGCAGATCATTCCCCTGGTGGATGTTGTAAAGGGGCCTGAAACAGACATGGCCAATGTGGAGCTTATGGTAGAGCTTTTAAGAAAGATGGGCAAAAAACCCATTCTCTTCAAGAAATATGTATCAGGCTATGCAATCAGCAGGCTCCAGCTTGCACTCCAGAGAGAGGTCTATTACCTGATTGACGAAGGTTACCTGAGCCCGAGAGAGGTTGATGATGCCTGTATATGGGGTCTTGCAATGCGTATGATGATTGTTGGCGCTGTAGGTCGTATTGATTTTGGTGGGATAGGCCTTAGCGTAAACAACCTGAAAAACCCGGCATGTAATGCCACACCGGTTGATTACAAGCCCAAAAAGATATTTGAACTCTTTGATCAGGGTCATGTGGGCATAAAGACAGGAAAGGGTTTCTATGATTACGGCGGAAAATCAGAGGCAGAGCTCTGCTCCATCAGGGATGAAAAACTCCTGAAGATGCTGAAATTCGCAATGGATCTGGGTGATGCTTTGCCAACCAAGTAATTTTTTTCACCACGGAGAACACAGAGAAAAGCTAAAAGAATAAAATCTCTGTGACCTCTGTGTCCTTTGTGGTTAGATAAATGGAGAACCTATGAGTCTTGAAAAGGTATATATAGTAAGCGGTGCACGCACACCAATCGGCCGCTTTGGTGGTACACTACGTGCTTTACCCGTGCACAAGTTTACCGCCATTGTGTTGAATGAGGTTATCCGCAGGGCTGGTATTGGGTCAGATAGCGTGGATGAGGTTGTAATGGGGCATGCCTACCAGAACGGTGAGTGCGCCAATGGCGCGCGCATGGCCCTTCTTGAGGCTGGATGGCCTGTGACAGTAACAGGCATTGTTGTTGACAGACGCTGCTGTTCAGGCCTTGATGCCATTAATATCGGCGTTATGAAGATACAGACCGGTAATGCAGATATTGTTGTGGCTGGCGGCATGGAGAGCATGAGCCTTGCCGAGATGTATGTGCCCGGCGATATCCGCTGGGGCCTTGGCGGAAAGAGCGATGAAAAATTCGGTTTTATGCCAAAGGGTCACGGCGCCCTTGCCATGTGGGGCATCCCGTTCTATGACAGGATACAGAGGGGCAGGGTTATGGCCCAGCCAATAGAGAGGTTCGGTGAACTCAACTCCATGATGACATGGGCAGAGGCCGCAGCCAGAAACGAGAACATATCCAGAAAAGAGATTGATGAATGGGCATATAACAGCCATCAGAAGGCTGTAAAGGCACAGGAATCAGGCAAATTTGCAGAAGAGATAATAGGCATCCCAATACCCCAGGCAAAGGGGGCGACCATCCTCTTTGACAAGGATGAAACTCCCCGGCCTGATACCACACTGGAACAACTGGCAAAATTAAAACCCATATATGATGGCGGTGTGTGTACGGCAGGCAATTCATCATCTGAAAACGACGGCGCAGGAGCTGTGGTGCTTATGAGTGAAAAGAAGGTAAAGGAGCTGGGCATTAAGCCCATGGTTGAATTCCTTGCCTTTGCACCTGCTGGCGATGACCCGACCCTTACATATCCTGCTGTTCCTATAGCTGTAAACAAGGCCCTTAAAAAGGCCGGCATTACACAGGCACAGATTGATCTGATTGAGATCCAGGAGGCATTTGCCGCCCAGACACTTGCGGATGCAAAACTCCTGGGGCTTACAGCGGAAGAATGCAAGGCAAAGGTTAATGTAAACGGTTCAGGTATTTCATTAGGCCACCCCATAGGGGCGACAGGGGCAATGAGGCTTGTCACCCTTGTCCATGAAATGGTGCGCAGAAACGCCCAATATGGCCTTGAAACCATATGCGGGGCGGGCGGCCTGGGTGTTGCCGCTGTTTTTAAAAGAGGCTTGCTCTAACCTGGTTATTCATAATGTATACAGCTCTTTATTAAGGGCTGTATACCTCCAAATTACACTTTCTGGTTTCAGCTATTTTCATGATTATAATGGGCAATTCTGCTGCGCAAGGTTAACTTGACATTCAATTTTATTACATATATATACCTAATTCGTACAAAAAAATAATCTCAAAAATAAGGCTTTTTTGTTGTAGTTTACATTATCACCGTGGCTTTAAGTGAAAACCTGTAAAATTATCCATCACTGGGAGGAGGGATCATTTAATGTTTTCGAAAGTCTTTTTGTTTTTGTTCTCCATTTGTCTTTTCTTTTTTCAATCTGCATCTGCTATTGAGCCTGCTCCTGCCAGAGGTGATGAAAATAGAATTGTTGCAAAGATTTCAGGCCATCCTGTCACAGAAACACAGATCATGACGATTATGAAATTTTTAGTTTTCAAGGAAGAGGACGG contains these protein-coding regions:
- a CDS encoding molybdopterin-dependent oxidoreductase, which gives rise to MTEQIFTSCTNAGPISVYVRDGKVVRIRPLEAKDEDFKPSWTIDDGKRKYSPPNKFYISPFIHAERTRLYSEDRIRYPYKRVDFDPKGNRNQQTRGKAKYERISWDEALDIVSSEITRVTNTYGSSAITGITSSHHNWGVVGYKMGPFARFMHMLGYTPIFDNPDSWEGWHWGATHTYGFYWRLGMPEPYDHLTDALQHAEMIVYWSCDPDSTRGTYTGQDSSMWRQWLKEKGVEMVFIDPLYNYTNAAMDGKWIPIRMGTGTALAMAIAYVWITENTYDKKYIETRTVGFETFKDYVLGKEDGVEKTPAWASEETGIPIKTIVSLARRWATKRTVLASGTRGGEGGACREAYATEWARMMVLLQAMQGLGKPGVSIWGTCMGAPSNVDVFFPGYADPDGRMGSTKAAKIKFSPAQNPTKQRLYRLTVPDAILNPPIDWRGDGFCGNSLEQQFNEYVYPMEGHSEVKMFYRYGGSFMGTMSDTNKWVKMYQSEKLEFVVNQDCWYNSETNFADIILPACTSIERDDVGEWGAAGGYTHHASNGCNHRIVVRQQKCIEPLWESKSDYQIFTLLSERLGRKEEFTDGKDEIGWIKAFYEISDLPKYISYEEFEKKGYYVIPMPEDYKPTVSMRWFAEGRDCDTPDPGNPKRGTDRAKELGTYTGKIEFVSESLKKYYPNDEERPISPKYIPSWEGHRSELAKKYPLALVSPHPRFTFHTHYDKHTDWLNEIPTHRVYKDGYPYWPARIHPKDAEPRGVKNGDIVKLYNDRGATLCIAKVTQRVMPGIIHSYASSAVYDPLEPGKAGSTDRGGCVNLLTSSRMLSKNVPGMTPNSCLIEIEKWEG
- a CDS encoding oxidoreductase, which translates into the protein MARFGMIIDVDKCTGCYSCFLACKDEFCGNNYPGYAASQPAKGHYWMKIVSVERGTTPKVKLDYIPTPCQQCENPTCISGGTPGAVYKRPDGIVIIDPEKAKGDKDIVSSCPYRVIYWNEELKVAQKCNFCAHLLDKGWKEPRCVETCPTGALVFGDLDDPKSEIAKKAKEGNTEVLHPEFAMKTSVSYIGLPKKFIAGEVVFADKKDEAAVGVKVTLVSGSMKMNTLTDHYGDFEFDGLDSNKEYTVRLEYSGYRAQEISVKTLKDVNLGEIVMKK
- a CDS encoding 3-keto-5-aminohexanoate cleavage protein encodes the protein MLKTLPKDKILITVAMTGALVTKEQHPDLPVTPDEIAENARLCVEEGAAICHIHGKDKNGGNTSDVAVFREIKEKVRKKSDAIIQFSTGGGPNLTQEQRIECLDALPEMASLNMGSLMRLSGQYKGTAFCNLPEEIETYLSKMKRLNIKPEMEVYNVAMFKEVNDIIKKGLVEPPYCINLVLGMRYQGALEATPKILTTMIDFLPDNSVFNCAAVGSDQLPITTLNMLLGGAVRVGLEDNIYYSKGLKATNMSLVARTVRIARELGKEPMTPKEAREFIGLKPL
- a CDS encoding 3-hydroxyacyl-CoA dehydrogenase family protein, with the protein product MTDNLKLEDIKKIAVIGAGTMGHGIAQAFAYAGYQVNMMSRTQETLDRAMSLIKASLEAMAGAGLVDKAKIADALSRITTCTNLEEAAKDVDIAFETMAENKDAKTKVFADLDKALPKRALIASNTTFLNPFELAKTSRQDKILIAHFYAPPQIIPLVDVVKGPETDMANVELMVELLRKMGKKPILFKKYVSGYAISRLQLALQREVYYLIDEGYLSPREVDDACIWGLAMRMMIVGAVGRIDFGGIGLSVNNLKNPACNATPVDYKPKKIFELFDQGHVGIKTGKGFYDYGGKSEAELCSIRDEKLLKMLKFAMDLGDALPTK
- a CDS encoding thiolase family protein; translated protein: MSLEKVYIVSGARTPIGRFGGTLRALPVHKFTAIVLNEVIRRAGIGSDSVDEVVMGHAYQNGECANGARMALLEAGWPVTVTGIVVDRRCCSGLDAINIGVMKIQTGNADIVVAGGMESMSLAEMYVPGDIRWGLGGKSDEKFGFMPKGHGALAMWGIPFYDRIQRGRVMAQPIERFGELNSMMTWAEAAARNENISRKEIDEWAYNSHQKAVKAQESGKFAEEIIGIPIPQAKGATILFDKDETPRPDTTLEQLAKLKPIYDGGVCTAGNSSSENDGAGAVVLMSEKKVKELGIKPMVEFLAFAPAGDDPTLTYPAVPIAVNKALKKAGITQAQIDLIEIQEAFAAQTLADAKLLGLTAEECKAKVNVNGSGISLGHPIGATGAMRLVTLVHEMVRRNAQYGLETICGAGGLGVAAVFKRGLL